Below is a genomic region from Candidatus Krumholzibacteriota bacterium.
AGGGTATCAATTCCGCCCCGCCGTGTCAACGGCGGCCAGACCGCTTCGTTTCCCGCGCTTTCGCTTGAATACGACGCGTCCGTCGGCGGTAGTATTCGCGAAAACGATCGGCGCGCGGAGGCGAACTTCGAATTGACCGGACCGCCGCCAGGCCGTACCATCCGCACGAGGAGGTATTTCATGATGAGTGCGCATGAGGGGGCGTTCCGGTTACGCGGCGGGATGGGCGCATTCCATGCCGTGCTGATCGCGGCCCTCCTGGCCGTCTGTTGCCCCGGCCGGGCGCTCGCGGACGACGACAAGAGCTACCGGCATCCTGTGATCGACATCTCGATCCGTCTGTTGCCCGACGGAAGCGCCGAGGTCGAGGAGATCCGCTCCTTCCGCTTTCACGGCTCCTTCTCCCATGCGTTCATCGAGAGGGAGACGGAGGGGGACTACGGCTCGTACGGCATCGATTTCACCGGGGTCGAGGACGCCGATTCGGGCGAGCGGCTCCCGACGGTGAAGAGCCGCACGGCCGGCGCGGAACGCATCCGCTGGGAGTACAGCGCGCGTGACGAGACGAAGCGGTTCCGTATCAGGTACCGCATCTTCGGCGCCGTCCAGCGCTACGGCGACGCGGCCCAGTTCTACTGGAAGGTGATCGAGGACCGGCACGCCTCGATCGACCGCGTGCGGATCGCGATCCACGCGCCCTCGCCGAGCCCGGATCTCTTCAAGGTCTTCGTCCACAGCCCCGCCCGCCCGGGCACGCTCGATTTCCTCGACGACTTCTCGGAGGCGAGGATCGAGCAGACCAGGATCGGCCGGCGGGGGCATGTCGAGGTCCGTGTCCTCCTCGATCCGGCGATCTTCTTCGACTCCCCTCTCCTCGAAGGCCATTCCCTCGAGGACCTCCTCGCCGACGAGACGAGGATCGTCGATGCGCAGCGCCGCCGCCTCCGGGCGCAGCTCGCCGGCCTCTTCGTGGGCGCCGCCACCCTCATCGCCTTCATGATCCTCTATGTCGTCTTCTTCGCGCGTTTCGGACGCGAGCCGGCCGTTCCGTACGATCGCGTCTACGAGCGGGAACCGCCGAGGGACATACCCGCCGTCTATGTGCCGACGATCCTGACGCAGGGAGGAGTCCAGACGAGCGAATTCCACAAATCCTTCACCGCGGCGGTCCTCGAGTGCGCGCGCCTCGGATATCTCGTGATCGAGGAGACGCGCGAAAAGAAATTCATCTTCTCGCACGACGGCCTTCGTTACGTTGCGACGGAAAAGGGAAGGGCCCTTCTCCACGGCGGCGCCGTCGAGCCGGAACGCGGCGAACGGGCGCTCGTGCCCTTCGAGGAGGACGTTCTCCGCATCGTCATCCTCGAGGCCGGCGACGGCGCAGCGGCGACGAACGATGACATACGGAAATGGGCGAAGAAGACGCGCGGCGGGAAGACGGCGTTCCTTTCCTTCCTCGAGCCTCGCGCGAAGGAGCTCCGGCGGCATTTCGAACGACGGCACTTCCAGCTCGACGACCGGCGCAGCGCGAGGATGCGCGGCTGGTTCGTCGCGATCGCGCTCGCATTCGCCGCCATCGACATCTCGCTCTTCTTCGCCGTCATGCGCCATCCGGCGCTGATCGCGATCGGCATCGCGATCGGCATCCTCGGCCCCCTCCTCTCGATCCCCCTCGCCCGGTGGACGCCCGAGGGAGCGCTGGAGGAGAAGCGGTGGAAGGCCTTCCGCAGGTTCATGGGCGATTTCTCGGCGATGAAGGAGGCCGGCGCCGACATGCTTCCCCTGTGGGAACGCTACCTCGTGTACGCGACCGCTCTCGGCGTCTCCGACAAGCTGCTCGACAATCTCCGCGATCTCGCCACCGAGATGCGCGCCCCCATCCAGCCCGCCGTCTGGTTCCATCCCGCAACGGCTTCCGGCGCCCCCGGCGCCCAGTTCGCGTCATTCGAGGGGATCGCGACGACCTTCGCGAGCCTCCAGTCCCTTTCCTCGGCCCTGTCGACGTCGACGTCGACCGGCGGCGGATTCAGCGGCGGCGGCGGCGGTGGTGGCGGCGGCGGCTGCAGCGGCGCCGGTTGACGGAGAGCGCATGATCGGACCGACCGGCATACTCGCGTTCGTCATCATCGCGGCGGCCTTGTGGGTCGCCATCGTGTACAACCGGTTCGTCGTCATGATGAACCGCGCGGAGAACGGAAGAACGCAGATCGACATCGAGCTGCGGCGGCGCCACGACCTCGTGCCGATGCTCGTCGACACGGTCCGCGGGTACGCGTCGCACGAACGCGCGGCCTTCGAGCGTGTGGCCGAGGCGCGGTCGTTCGTCTCGAAGGCGTCGTCCGCGGCGGGCCGCGCGGCCGCCGAGAACGCGCTCGGCGGAGCGATCGACTCGATGCTCCTTCTCGCCGAGGCGTATCCCGGACTGAAGGCGAACGACCGTTTCATCCGCCTCCAGGAGGAGCTCGCCGGCATGGAGGACCGGATCGGATTCTCGAGGATGTTCTACAACGACGTCGTCATGAAGTACAATACGGCGCTCGACACCTTCCCCGAAATCATCGTCGCGCGCGCGTTCGGATTCGAGCCGGCGCCCTTCTTCGACCTCGAACGCGGAACCGGCCGACGGGAAAACGGGGCTCCTCCCGATTTGTTCAGGGAGTGAACCGGAAGTTTGCGTAGTTCGCGAGGAATTTCTTCGAGCCGTAGCCGACGAACCGGACGGTCAGTTTGAGATCCGCTCCGGCCCCCTCCACCTTCGTGATCGTGCCCTTGCCGTATGTGGGATGCCAGACGTCCCGCCCCTCCCGGTATCGCGACCGGGAGACCGCCGGCTCCCCGGGAGCCGGGGCCTCGGGCGCCGGCACCTCGTCGACGGCGCGGAAGAGATCTGCGGAATCGGCGGCG
It encodes:
- a CDS encoding DUF2207 domain-containing protein, translated to MMSAHEGAFRLRGGMGAFHAVLIAALLAVCCPGRALADDDKSYRHPVIDISIRLLPDGSAEVEEIRSFRFHGSFSHAFIERETEGDYGSYGIDFTGVEDADSGERLPTVKSRTAGAERIRWEYSARDETKRFRIRYRIFGAVQRYGDAAQFYWKVIEDRHASIDRVRIAIHAPSPSPDLFKVFVHSPARPGTLDFLDDFSEARIEQTRIGRRGHVEVRVLLDPAIFFDSPLLEGHSLEDLLADETRIVDAQRRRLRAQLAGLFVGAATLIAFMILYVVFFARFGREPAVPYDRVYEREPPRDIPAVYVPTILTQGGVQTSEFHKSFTAAVLECARLGYLVIEETREKKFIFSHDGLRYVATEKGRALLHGGAVEPERGERALVPFEEDVLRIVILEAGDGAAATNDDIRKWAKKTRGGKTAFLSFLEPRAKELRRHFERRHFQLDDRRSARMRGWFVAIALAFAAIDISLFFAVMRHPALIAIGIAIGILGPLLSIPLARWTPEGALEEKRWKAFRRFMGDFSAMKEAGADMLPLWERYLVYATALGVSDKLLDNLRDLATEMRAPIQPAVWFHPATASGAPGAQFASFEGIATTFASLQSLSSALSTSTSTGGGFSGGGGGGGGGGCSGAG
- a CDS encoding LemA family protein: MIGPTGILAFVIIAAALWVAIVYNRFVVMMNRAENGRTQIDIELRRRHDLVPMLVDTVRGYASHERAAFERVAEARSFVSKASSAAGRAAAENALGGAIDSMLLLAEAYPGLKANDRFIRLQEELAGMEDRIGFSRMFYNDVVMKYNTALDTFPEIIVARAFGFEPAPFFDLERGTGRRENGAPPDLFRE